AGAGTGATCAACCACTGAGTGAGGGGAAGCGTCATGGACAAGATTAGCGTAGTTGGCCTGGATTTGGCAAAGAACGTATTCCAGGTACATGGTGCCAATGCACAAGGGAAAAAGGTTTTGTCGCGGCGGTTCAAACGGGCAGAGGTGCTGGAGTTTTTTGCGAGCTTGCCGGCCTGCCGTGTCGGCATGGAAGCGTGTGGTGGCGCCCACGAGTGGGCCCGGCGCATCAAGGCGCTGGGCCATGCCGTCAAGCTGATGGCGCCGCAGTATGTGAAAGCCTACGTACAGGGCAACAAGACCGATGCGCGGGATGCGGCGGCGATCTGCGAAGCCGCTAGTCGGGACTGTGTGCCGGCGGTTGCCATTCGCAGCCGGGATAGCCAGCAGGTGCAGGCCTTGCACCGGGTACGCGAAGGCTGGATGAAGCAGCGTACTGCCACGGCGAATCAAGTGCGGGGCCTGGTCGCCGAGTTTGGCCAGGCGCTCACGCCCGGCATGCGCCGCCTGCGCAGCGAAGTGAGTGCATGGCAGGACAAGGCACGGGCCGATCTGGGGCTGCTATGCGGATTGATCGACGACTTGCTGGCGCACCTGACGCAACTGGAAGAGCGGATTGCACAAGTAGACAAGCAGCTCATGCAGGTGCATCGGGACAATGCAGCGTGCCAATTGATCGAGAGCATTCCGGGCATCGGAGTCATGACCGCCACGGCCGTGGTGGGCAGTTTCGGCCGAGCGGACATGTTTGCGGACGGGCGCAAGTTTGCGTGCGCGCTGGGATTGACGCCAAGAGAACACAGCAGCGGCGGCAAGCAGATATTGCTGGGGATCAGCAAGCACGGCAACGGTTATGTGCGCAAGTTGCTGGTGCATGGCGCGCGCGCGGTGCTCAAGGCACGGATGGGCAAGCCGGCGTATGCCGACGATTGGGTGGTCAAGCTGGCGGCGCGACGTGGCCACAACGTTGCGGTGTGCGCGCTGGCGGCGAAGAATGCGCGGCGTATCTGGGCCATGCTGCAAAGCGGCGAGGTGTTCCGTGCCGATTATGCGCAGACCAACGGCGTCTGCGCATAATCGGCACGGCAGAAAGATGAACTGAACACGACAACGGAGGAAGTGCAACCGATTGCCATGGCAATCCCAAGTGATGACAGGACAGGTCAGACCGGGGTGGTCACAGCTCGCCGAGCGCACCGTGCGTGAAGCACGATAGGGTGATTGAGCGGCCACCAGCGAATTTCATCATGCGTCAGCAGCCCATACGTCGGCTGCAACAAAGACCGAATGTATGGCTGCAATCGACTTCGTCAGGAAACACTTGAAGATTTGTTCTTGCAAAAGGGAGGCGTCCATGTATGCGCCACGCGCACCGTTTCTCGTGTTGAGGCAAGCCTTGTCGGCAAATGTCGTCGCTGCACCGGTGCGCATGGCGCACCCTGCCCTTGCTGCAAGCCTGTATCCAGACAAGACGCAAAGGCGCTTCCGCAGCTTCGCGCCGCACTGCATTGCCATGCGGAGAAATCATGCTTGCGCTTGTTGCCGACCGGTTCCTGACGCTTTGCAATTGCAGACGGCGAGGTGAACTTGAAAGGACAGGCGCTGTCGATAAGGAGCACGACAGTCTGTCATCAGATGCCGGTGAGCGTGCTGACCGCTCCGGTATCGCGTGCACGGGTGCATACGAGTTACACAAATAAGTTGCACGAATCTCGTCTCATTCCGAAAGGAATCCCATGAACAACAATCCCGTTGGCTGGTTCGAAATCTACGTTCAGGACATGCAGCGCGCGAAGGCGTTCTACGAGAGCGTGTTCGGCATTCAAATGAAAAAACTCGACATGCCGGATATCGACATGTTGATGTTCCCGATGCAGGAAGAGGGGCCCGGCGCGGCGGGCGCGCTGGTTCGCATGGAGGGCTTTCCTTCCGGCGCGAACAGCGTCCTCGTCTACTTCAGCTGTACCGATTGCGCGGTGGAAGCGGCACAGGCGGCACGCGCCGGCGGCAAGGTGCAGAAGGAAAAATTTTCCATCGGCCAGTACGGCCATATCGCGCTGGTGATCGACACGGAAGGCAACATGATCGGCCTGCACTCCATGCAGTAGGACGAAAGCGCGAATCCTTGCTCGATGCATGGAATGGCATGTCTTGTCACAGGTTTTTGCCGCAGGCGGAGTTGCCGGAGTTGCGTTATCCCGATAAACAGCGCCCGGACGATTTTCCGTCGGGCCGCGTGACCACGCCACGCGACGCGACACTTTGCACCGCAACGGATTTCGCCGACGCAAAACGCCACCATTCCGCTGGCAGCCATCCGATATACGGCTTTGGTCCAATGGCTGGATCTCGTCCTGGCGATTACGCTGTCTCAAGAGGTGGGTGTCGGCACATGCATGCAGGCAACGACATTCACTACCGGCATCAGCCACAACTGGAAGGAGGATAGCAACATGGCGGCAACTTTATTGAACCAGGTGTCCAGCGAGTTTGGCGGCGACGTGCTCGACCGCATCGGCACGGCGATCGGCGAAAGTCCGGGCAAGATCAAGATGGCGCTGGGCGACATCCTGCCGGCGCTCCTGGGCGGACTCGCAAGCAAGGCGGAAACCAGGGAAGGCGCGCACGAACTGCTCGACGTGATTCATCGCGACCATCTCGACACCGAGCAATACAGCCATGTTGCCGACGCGATCAAGGAACCCGGTGCTGTCAGCGAGCTGATGCACACGGGAGCGCCCTTGCTCGATAGCGTGCTCGGCGGAAAAACCGGCGCGGTCAACGACTACGTTGCATCGCATGCGGGGCTCGACCCGATGGCGTCGAAATCCTTGATGAGCCTGGCATTGCCTTTGGTGCTGGGCCTGATCGGACGGAAGGTCGGTAATGGCGGCGAATCGGGCCTGATGAATCTCCTGGGCAAGCCGCGCAATTTCCTGCAGGACCTGCCGTCCGGTCTGGCGGGCGTTCTCGGTCTGGGCGGCGCAACAGCGGCGGCGGCAAGCGCGCGCCCGGCGTTGGCCGAGACGATGCCGCGCCATACGGGCAGCTATACGGACGTACAGGAGAAGACAGGCTCATGGCGCAAATGGCTGCTGCCATTGCTGGCCCTGGTGGGGCTGGCCTGGCTGGCCAGCTATTTCCTTGGCCGGCGCGAGCCGGTGAGCACGGCTCCGCCGCCACCGGCGGCCACCGCACCAGCCACGCCGTCTGCGCCCGCAATGACGGCACCGCCGCCGGCAGCGACGGCACCTGCCGAAACCGCACCGACGGCACCTGCCGCCACCGCGCCAGGGGCGATGGCGTCGGGCGACCTCGGCGCGATGATCGACAAGAGCCTGCCCGGCGGCCTGACACTCCGCATTCCGGGCAACGGTGTCGAGAGCAAGCTGATCGCGTTCATCGAGGATCCCGCCATGACGGTCAGCGAGGACAAGTGGTTCAGCCTCGACCGGCTTGAATTCGAGACCGCCTCGGCCACGCTCAAGCCCTCGTCGGAAGAACAGTTGCGCAATGTCGCCGCGATCATGAAGTCATATCCGGAGGTGAACATGCGGATCGGCGGTTACACCGACAATACCGGCAGCCCCGATGCCAACCTGCTGCTGTCGAAGAATCGCGCAAACAGCGCAATGCAGCAGCTGGTCACGCTCGGCGTCGAGCCGACGCGGCTGACAGCCGAAGGCTACGGTGAAAAGTTTCCGGTCGCCGACAATTCGACCGACGACGGACGGCAGCGGAATCGACGGGTGGATGTGAATGTGACGAAGAAGTAGTGGCACGCCGGGGCGGTCGGCGCGCGCCGCAGCAAGCCGCGCCGACTGTCCGCACAGAGCGGATATCCCGGACCTCAAGACATCGCGGCATCACGCGAGCGCCGCCACCCTGCTTTCCGCCGTGCGCAGCTGACTCGGTGGCTCTTCCTCGATTTTTTCGATACGCACCGCGACTGCCGGCGCGCAAGTGCGACGCCGGTGCATTGCAGGTAAAACCCGGCGTTACGCCGCAAGCTTGTGCGGGGCGTACTGCGTCGCGATGCGAGTGATCGCCTGCTGTGCCTGTGCAATCGTCTGCGTCGCGGTATCGCGCAAGCGATGAAATTCCGTTTTCGTCAGCGTCTGTCTGCGCAGCCCCTGCTCCGCCATCTCGAACACATCGCGCAGCACCAGACGCAGTGCGCTGCGATGTTTTTCCGCTTCACCGAGAATCTGCTCATACAGTGCAGACGGCCCTGGTGCAGCTGGCGAGCGCGCCAGTTGCATGGCCACATACGCGAATGACCGAACGGTCATATCCGTGTCGAATTTGCTCTGGATATTCATAAGTAATCCTTGGTCGCTGTGGGGATACAAGGCATATAACGTCGTGCATCTCGATTCAGCTGACGAAGTAACAATTACTTACGAATTTCTGCAGGGCTCGCAAAACGCATGTATTGCCATGGAGGGAAAAACGAGAATCCATGGCCTCTTGCGCGTCATTCTCCACCATGCGACATGGTGACTATCACGATGCGAAAAGGATTTCGCATTCCAGGTGATCCGGGACGTCTTTGTCTTCCGCGCACACCTGCACATGGCATCAGATCAATTCACGAGCTCCACCGCCTTTTCCGTCGCGCGCAATCGGCTCGGCGACGCACCCTCGAACTTTTTCCACACGCGCCGCAATTGCCGGCTCGAGTGGAAGCCTGCCCTTTCCGCCACGCGCTCGATATCCAGCTGCGACTGCGTGAGCAGATCGCGCGCCAGCGCGATGCGGATGCACTGCAGGTAGTCCACCAGGCTCGCGCCGGCATGTTCGCGGAACAGGCGCGTAAGGTGGCGTTCGCTGGTGCAGGCGATCTGCGCCAGTTGCGGCACGTTCCAGTCATGAGCGGGATTGCCGACGATCGCATCCTGCACGCGATGGACTGCCGGATGCAGGTGATTGCGGAATGCGAGCCACGGCGAGAACTGCGGGTCGGTGCCGGCGCGCCGCATGTAGATCACCATCGATCTGGCCACGATGGCAGCCACGCGATGCCCCGCGACCTGCGCCACGATGTGCAGCGCGAGGTCGATGCCCGCCGTGACACCGGCGCTGGTGAAGGCCGGTCCGTCTTCGACGAAGATGCGATTTTCCTGCACGTGGGCGCGCGGCGCGATCATGCGCAGACTGTCGCAATGGCTGTGGTGCGTGGTGCATTGCCGTCCGTCCAGCAGACCGGCATGCCCCGCCAGCAGCGCACCGGTACAGATGCCGAGCAGGCGATGCTCGCGCGTGACGTGCCGATGCAGCCATGCGACCGCCGCCTGCGCCGTCTCGCTGCTGAAATCGTCATCACTGCCGGCGCAGCCGATCAGCATCAGCATCGCATTCGCCGGCAGGCTGTCCGGCAGACCGCCGAAGCCGGTCAGACCCAGCCCGATCGACATCTCCAGACTCGGTTCGGCGCTGATGTAGTGCAGCGAGAACAAGGCGGGCCGACCTTCTTTCTCCGCCGCACGGTTGGCATAGCGCAAGACCTCGGCCGGACCGATCAGGTCGAGCGCAACGATGCCCTTACGCAGCAGAAAATAGACGGGCAGCGCTTGAGCGAGAGCGGGCTGATTGTGTGTGGTCAATTGTTCCATGCGTACTCCATCGATATTCCATTTGCCGCGCCGTCGCTTCCGCCAGCTGCCGCCCTGCCAGTCGCTCGACCAAGTGCAGGCTCATGTCGATGCCGGCCGAGATGCCGGCGGACGTCACCACTCTACCGCAGTCGACCCAAGGCACATCCTGCCTGACTGTCGTCGCCGGGAACATGCTGGCCATCTCGGCCTGGTCTTCCCAGTGCGTGGTCGCGGGCAGTCCGTCCAGCAAGCCCGCCCTGGCGAGCAGGAAGGCGCCGGTGCAGACCGAGGCCGTGATCGTCGCGTCCAGCGCCTGCGCGCGTATCCAGTCGATCACCTCCGGGTTGCCGAGCACTTTCGACACGTCGCCGCCCGGCACGATCAGCACGTCGACATCGGACGACGGCGTCAGCACGCAATCCGGCAACACCTTCATCCCGCCGCGCGC
The Noviherbaspirillum cavernae DNA segment above includes these coding regions:
- a CDS encoding VOC family protein: MNNNPVGWFEIYVQDMQRAKAFYESVFGIQMKKLDMPDIDMLMFPMQEEGPGAAGALVRMEGFPSGANSVLVYFSCTDCAVEAAQAARAGGKVQKEKFSIGQYGHIALVIDTEGNMIGLHSMQ
- a CDS encoding GlxA family transcriptional regulator; this translates as MEQLTTHNQPALAQALPVYFLLRKGIVALDLIGPAEVLRYANRAAEKEGRPALFSLHYISAEPSLEMSIGLGLTGFGGLPDSLPANAMLMLIGCAGSDDDFSSETAQAAVAWLHRHVTREHRLLGICTGALLAGHAGLLDGRQCTTHHSHCDSLRMIAPRAHVQENRIFVEDGPAFTSAGVTAGIDLALHIVAQVAGHRVAAIVARSMVIYMRRAGTDPQFSPWLAFRNHLHPAVHRVQDAIVGNPAHDWNVPQLAQIACTSERHLTRLFREHAGASLVDYLQCIRIALARDLLTQSQLDIERVAERAGFHSSRQLRRVWKKFEGASPSRLRATEKAVELVN
- a CDS encoding DJ-1/PfpI family protein codes for the protein MMLSVGILVFDDVEILDFSGPYEVFSTAARVHARLHTAASLFRCFLVAPDMRPVRARGGMKVLPDCVLTPSSDVDVLIVPGGDVSKVLGNPEVIDWIRAQALDATITASVCTGAFLLARAGLLDGLPATTHWEDQAEMASMFPATTVRQDVPWVDCGRVVTSAGISAGIDMSLHLVERLAGRQLAEATARQMEYRWSTHGTIDHTQSARSRSSAARLFSAA
- a CDS encoding OmpA family protein; amino-acid sequence: MAATLLNQVSSEFGGDVLDRIGTAIGESPGKIKMALGDILPALLGGLASKAETREGAHELLDVIHRDHLDTEQYSHVADAIKEPGAVSELMHTGAPLLDSVLGGKTGAVNDYVASHAGLDPMASKSLMSLALPLVLGLIGRKVGNGGESGLMNLLGKPRNFLQDLPSGLAGVLGLGGATAAAASARPALAETMPRHTGSYTDVQEKTGSWRKWLLPLLALVGLAWLASYFLGRREPVSTAPPPPAATAPATPSAPAMTAPPPAATAPAETAPTAPAATAPGAMASGDLGAMIDKSLPGGLTLRIPGNGVESKLIAFIEDPAMTVSEDKWFSLDRLEFETASATLKPSSEEQLRNVAAIMKSYPEVNMRIGGYTDNTGSPDANLLLSKNRANSAMQQLVTLGVEPTRLTAEGYGEKFPVADNSTDDGRQRNRRVDVNVTKK
- a CDS encoding IS110 family transposase, with amino-acid sequence MDKISVVGLDLAKNVFQVHGANAQGKKVLSRRFKRAEVLEFFASLPACRVGMEACGGAHEWARRIKALGHAVKLMAPQYVKAYVQGNKTDARDAAAICEAASRDCVPAVAIRSRDSQQVQALHRVREGWMKQRTATANQVRGLVAEFGQALTPGMRRLRSEVSAWQDKARADLGLLCGLIDDLLAHLTQLEERIAQVDKQLMQVHRDNAACQLIESIPGIGVMTATAVVGSFGRADMFADGRKFACALGLTPREHSSGGKQILLGISKHGNGYVRKLLVHGARAVLKARMGKPAYADDWVVKLAARRGHNVAVCALAAKNARRIWAMLQSGEVFRADYAQTNGVCA